The nucleotide sequence GGCCGGCCTGGTCATGATGGCGTGGGCTGTGCAGGCGCTGCGGGCGGTGGGCTCGGCGCCGAACCGCCCGGTCGTCTTTCTGGTCACGGCGGACGAGGAGGTGGGCAGCGCTTCAGCCCGGCCCATCATCGAGGCCTGCGCGAAAGGCGCCGCCTATGCCCTCGTGCTCGAGCCGGCCGGCCCTGGCGGCGCCGTCAAGACCGCCCGCAAGGGCGTGGCCCAGTACCGGCTGATCGTCACCGGCCGCAGCGCCCACGCCGGTAACGACTTCTGGCGGGGCATCAACGCCAACGTGGCCCTGGCCGAGGTACTGCTGGCGGTGCACGCGCTCTCCGACCGGGAGAGCGGCACCACGGTCAACGTGGGGGTCATGGGCGGCGGCACCCGGCCAAACGTCGTGGCGGAACGGGCCTGGGCCGACGTGGACGTGCGCTTCGCCACCCGCTCCGAAGCCGAGCGCATCGACCGGGCCATGCGGAGCTTGCAGGCCGGAGGCGGGGCCCGGCTGGAGGTCTCCGGCGGCGTCAACCGGTGGCCCCTCGAACGCCAGGCGTCGGCTGCCCTCTACGAGCAGGCCCGCGGCCTGGCTGCCGAGCTTGGCCTGGAACTGGGGGAGGCGCAGGTGGGCGGCGGAAGCGACGGCAACATCACCGCCGAACTCGGCGTGCCTACGCTGGACGGGCTGGGTCCCGATGGCGACGGTGCCCACTCGGCGAGCGAATACGTGTACGTGCCCTCGCTGCCGCTGCGCACGGCGTTCCTGGCCCGGCTTCTGGAGACCCTTTGAAGAGGTTTCTTTGGATACGATACCGGCTACGGGGCCGCGGCGTGCGCGGCGTGCGGCGTCACATCCCGGATCCGTGAAGTTGCTGGTAGACCCGGTACGAGCGGTACACGTTCTGCACGTAGCGGCGGGTGGCAGCCACCGGGATGCGTTCCACGAACAGTTCCGCATCTGTGGTGCCGAACGCCTGCAGCCAGCGGTCGACCCGGCCCGGCCCCGCATGGTACGCGGCGGCCGCCACGCGCAGTTCGCCGTAACGGTCGAGCAGGTACCGCAGGTAGGCAGTGCCCAAGCGGATGTTGAGAGACGGGTCATAGAGGGCCGCGGGGTCGGGGATCGCCATGCCTTCCCGGCCGGCGAGCCAGCGGGCGGTGGGTTCGATGATCTGCATCAGGCCGTAAGCGCTCGAGGGTGAAAGTGCCAGCGGTTCGAAGGAACTCTCCTCCCGCATCACCGCCAGGACGATGAGCGGGTCCATCCCC is from Bacillota bacterium and encodes:
- a CDS encoding M20/M25/M40 family metallo-hydrolase, encoding AGLVMMAWAVQALRAVGSAPNRPVVFLVTADEEVGSASARPIIEACAKGAAYALVLEPAGPGGAVKTARKGVAQYRLIVTGRSAHAGNDFWRGINANVALAEVLLAVHALSDRESGTTVNVGVMGGGTRPNVVAERAWADVDVRFATRSEAERIDRAMRSLQAGGGARLEVSGGVNRWPLERQASAALYEQARGLAAELGLELGEAQVGGGSDGNITAELGVPTLDGLGPDGDGAHSASEYVYVPSLPLRTAFLARLLETL